Proteins encoded within one genomic window of Vanrija pseudolonga chromosome 3, complete sequence:
- the isp4_1 gene encoding Sexual differentiation process protein isp4 → MYKDVHTYGEKESPPLSGEDKLNEKVDAAVVEVGHPSTPDHEALNSAAKHMHLDMTQADIDVAEERLSAMTLERTRHIMQQFLDLHEHDQNVSSDTIADIRMFLQDPDVIAHPDKHSELVNAMKMEALIATENSPYAEVRAVVDPVDDPSEPSLTIRVWVVGIIFSGAGAFVNELFSIRQPSVTITSNVAQLLAFPAMKFLERVLPDKGFKLFGTYHSLNPGKFSRKEHMLITIMANTAFATPYTAYVIMTQALPIFFNQSYSRNYGYQLLNTLSTNFIGYGLAGLTRRFIVWPSYCVWPLSLSTMALNKAFHADNHSSVPGPFKKLYSISRLRFFMYTLIGVFVYFWFPNFIFQATSTFNWMSWIAPDNGPLNNIVGSVNGLGVNPWPTFDWNTATVGGQPWVTPLFTVVNLYIGAIMAMFMIIGFYWNNVFDTSYLPINSNRVFDRYGTRYNVSRILDERGVFVEEAYQQYSEPYMAAGNITIYFWFFAAYSSTVCYVILYHRREIVHGFKSLWRDVKKTVRSWRNKGSAEENAELEDTDDLGADIHLRLMRRYKEVPEWWYLTCLVLSIAFGVAGLAGFPTGVSPGIVFYGLLLAAIFLIPLGIIGAVTGNAITLNVLAQFIGGSIVEGNAISLNYFKTYGYITTAHALNFANDLKIGHYTKIPPRHTFIAQMVATLVSSVVCSAIFNFQMGLKDVCTSNAAFRMTCPGREFIPLGPHILFLTLFPENTFFTAAVFWGSIGPRKVFGSGGRYTLILLGFPVGVALVAICWGLQKFFPRVKIFRYLHPALICTGGVTAWAPYNLSYMTPLLYLSLASWAWIKPRYLDWWSKYNYIANAAFSAGIAISAVIIFFTMNIPKLEISWWGNEVMYQGCEGAACRRLPLPESGYFGKELGTFN, encoded by the exons ATGTACAAGGACGTCCATACCTATGGAGAGAAGGAGTCTCCGCCCCTTTCGGGAGAG GACAAGTTGAACGAGAAGGTTGATGCCGCCGTTGTGGAAGTGGGCCATCCCAGCACTCCTGACCATGAGGCCCTCAACTCGGCGGCCAAGCACAT GCACCTGGACATGACCCAGGCGGACATTGATGTTGCGGAGGAGAGGCTGAGCGCCATGACTCTTGAGCGCACCCGGCAC ATCATGCAACAGTTCCTCGACCTTCACGAGCATGACCAGAACGTCAGCTCTGACACCATTGCCGACATTCGCATGTTCCTTCAGGACCCCGATGTTATCGCCCACCCCGACAAGCACAGCGAGCTCGTCAATGCCATGAAGATGGAGGCGCTTATTGCGACCGAGAACTCGCCCTACGCCGAGGTTCGCGCCGTTGTGgaccccgtcgacgacccAAGCGAGCCTTCTCTCACCATCCGAGTGTGGGTCGTTGGTATCATCTTCTCGGGAGCCGGTGCTTTTGTGAACGAGCTCTTCTCGATCCGTCAGCCCAGTGTCACCATCACGTCCAACGTTGCCCAGCTCCTTGCCT TCCCTGCCATGAAGTTCCTTGAGCGTGTCCTGCCGGACAAGGGCTTCAAGCTTTTCGGCACTTACCACTCGCTCAACCCTGGTAAATTCTCGCGCAAGGAGCACATGCTCATCACGATCATGGCCAACACTGC CTTTGCGACCCCCTACACTGCCTACGTC ATTATGACCCAGGCACTTCCCATCTTCTTCAACCAGTCATACTCTCGCAACTACGGCTACCAGCTCCTCAACACTCTGTCGACAAACTTTATTGGATATGGTCTGGCTGGTCTTACCCGTCGTTTCATCGTGTGGCCTAGCTACTGCGTGTGGCCGCTGTCCCTTTCCACCATGGCCCTCAACAAGGCCTTCCACGCCGACAACCACTCTTCGGTGCCAGGTCCCTTCAAGAAGCTCTACTCGATCAGCCGTCTCCGCTTCTTCATGTACACTCTGATAGGAGTGTTTGTGTACTTTTGGTTCCCGAATTTCATCTTCCAGGCCACGTCAACGTTCAACTGGATGTCGTGGATTGCGCCCGACAACGGACCTCTCAACAACATTGTGGGTTCCGTCAACGGCCTCGGTGTCAACCCATGGCCCACGTTCGACTGGAACACTGCCACTGTTGGCGGTCAGCCTTGGGTCACTCCCCTGTTCACTGTTGTCAACCTCTACATCGGTGCCATCATGGCCATGTTCATGATCATCGGCTTCTACTGGAACAACGTCTTCGACACCTCTTACCTCCCTATCAACTCCAACCGCGTGTTCGACAGGTACGGCACCCGTTACAACGTGTCCCGAATCCTGGACGAGCGTGGCGTGTTCGTTGAGGAGGCGTACCAGCAGTACTCGGAGCCCTACATGGCCGCCGGTAACATTACCATCTACTTCTGGTTCTTCGCCGCCTATTCGTCCACCGTCTGCTACGTGATCCTGTATCACCGTCGTGAAATCGTGCACGGCTTCAAGTCGCTCTGGCGTGACGTCAAGAAGACTGTTCGCAGCTGGCGTAACAAGGGCTCAGCCGAGGAGaacgccgagcttgaggacaccgacgacctcggagcAGACATCCACCTTCGCCTCATGAGGCGCTACAAGGAGGTTCCCGAGTGGTGGTACTTGACCTGCCTTGTTCTGTCGATCGCCTTTGGTGTTGCCGGTCTGGCAGGGTTCCCTACTGGTGTCAGCCCCGGTATCGTCTTCTACGGTCTCCTGCTTGCCGCCATCTTCCTTATTCCTCTCGGAATCATTGGTGCCGTCACGGGTAACGCCATCACTCTCAACGTCCTGGCTCAGTTTATTGGTGGTTCCATTGTCGAGGGTAACGCCATCTCCTTGAATTACTTCAAGACCTACGGCTACATCACTACGGCCCACGCTCTCAACTTTGCCAACGACCTCAAGATCGGTCACTACACCAAGATCCCACCCAGGCACACCTTCATTGCTCAGATGGTCGCCACGCTAGTGTCTTCCGTTGTCTGCTCAGCCATCTTCAACTTCCAGATGGGACTCAAGGACGTTTGTACTTCGAATGCCGCTTTCCGCATGACTTGCCCTGGCCGTGAGTTCATCCCACTGGGACCCCACATTTTGTTTCTGACCCTCTTTCCAGAGAACACATTCTTCACTGCGGCAGTCTTCTGGGGTTCCATCGGTCCTCGCAAGGTCTTTGGCTCGGGTGGTCGTTACACCCTCATCCTTCTTGGGTTCCCAGTCGGCGTTGCGCTTGTGGCCATCTGCTGGGGTCTTCAGAAGTTCTTCCCTCGCGTCAAGATCTTCCGTTACCTTCACCCTGCTCTTATCTGCACTGGAGGTGTTACCGCCTGGGCTCCTTACAACCTGTCCTACATGACCCCTCTGCTCTACCTGTCTCTCGCATCGTGGGCGTGGATCAAGCCTCGCTACCTCGACTGGTGGTCCAAGTACAACTACATTGCCAACGCCGCCTTCTCTGCCGGTATCGCCATCTCGGCCGTCATCATCTTCTTCACCATGAACATCCCCAAGCTCGAGATCAGCTGGTGGGGCAACGAGGTCATGTACCAGGGCTGCGAGGGCGCAGCCTGTCGCCGACTTCCTCTTCCAGAGTCCGGATACTTTGGGAAAGAATTGGGAACGTTCAACTAA